The Cylindrospermopsis curvispora GIHE-G1 genome contains a region encoding:
- a CDS encoding pentapeptide repeat-containing protein, giving the protein MKRELLATIALVAPLLFVSSVNAGNNRDLQKLLSTGECQKCQLSRVNLSGSHLIGADLRGANLQGADLTSVNLEGADLTGANLSGANLTSAFVTNVNMKRANLNGANFTSAVINDSNVYQASMNNLTITDAQIYNTAIGVGGEDGQIPDWD; this is encoded by the coding sequence ATGAAACGTGAACTTTTAGCTACTATAGCCCTGGTGGCTCCCCTATTGTTTGTTAGCTCGGTTAATGCTGGCAACAATCGCGATCTACAAAAACTTTTATCCACTGGTGAGTGTCAGAAATGCCAGCTGTCTCGGGTCAACCTGAGCGGTTCTCACCTGATTGGTGCAGACCTACGGGGTGCAAATCTCCAAGGAGCTGACCTAACAAGTGTCAACTTAGAAGGAGCTGACCTAACAGGAGCCAATTTATCAGGTGCCAATTTAACATCTGCCTTCGTTACCAATGTAAACATGAAACGGGCCAATCTCAACGGTGCCAATTTCACTAGTGCTGTGATTAATGATTCTAATGTTTATCAAGCATCTATGAATAACCTTACCATTACTGACGCCCAAATCTATAACACTGCCATTGGTGTTGGTGGAGAAGACGGACAGATCCCTGACTGGGACTAG
- the metK gene encoding methionine adenosyltransferase codes for MSRRYLFTSESVTEGHPDKICDQISDTILDALLTEDPTSRVAAEVVVNTGLVLITGEITTKANVNFVHLARKKIAEIGYTDAVNGFSANSTSVLLAIDEQSPDIAQGVNTAHETRTQDSEEQFDKIGAGDQGLMFGFACNETPELMPLPISLAHRIARRLAAVRKTGDLPYLRPDGKTQVTVVYEDGKPVGIDTILISTQHTPNIGDITDEAGVQAKIKQDLWTLVVEPVFGDITVKPDQTTRFLVNPTGKFVIGGPQGDSGLTGRKIIVDTYGGYSRHGGGAFSGKDPTKVDRSAAYAARYAAKNIVAAGLAEKCEVQLSYAIGVARPVSIFVDTFGTSKVDDEVLLQLVKDHFELRPAGIIHAFNLRNLPSERGGRFYQDVAAYGHLGRSDLDLPWERTDKAAVLKQAASEYVNSPVSSLR; via the coding sequence TTGTCTCGACGCTATTTATTTACCTCCGAGTCTGTTACTGAAGGACACCCAGATAAAATCTGTGATCAAATCTCCGATACAATTCTGGATGCTTTATTAACGGAAGACCCTACCAGTCGGGTAGCAGCAGAGGTAGTTGTTAATACCGGATTAGTGTTAATTACTGGTGAAATTACCACTAAAGCTAACGTCAACTTCGTGCATTTAGCTCGTAAGAAAATTGCGGAAATCGGATATACGGATGCAGTCAACGGTTTTTCTGCTAATAGCACCAGTGTACTTTTAGCTATAGATGAACAGTCACCTGACATTGCCCAAGGTGTAAACACTGCCCATGAAACCCGTACTCAGGATAGTGAAGAACAATTTGATAAGATCGGGGCTGGTGATCAAGGACTAATGTTCGGTTTTGCATGTAATGAAACACCCGAACTCATGCCCTTACCCATTAGTTTGGCTCACCGCATTGCCCGTAGATTGGCAGCTGTCAGAAAAACTGGAGATTTGCCATATCTACGTCCCGATGGCAAAACCCAAGTTACCGTAGTTTACGAAGATGGTAAACCTGTAGGTATAGATACCATCTTGATTTCCACTCAGCATACACCTAATATTGGGGATATTACGGATGAGGCTGGCGTGCAAGCCAAGATCAAGCAGGATTTGTGGACTTTAGTGGTAGAACCTGTATTTGGTGATATTACTGTCAAGCCAGACCAAACTACCCGGTTTTTGGTTAATCCCACCGGTAAATTTGTTATTGGTGGCCCTCAAGGGGATTCTGGACTAACGGGAAGAAAAATCATTGTTGACACCTATGGTGGTTATTCTCGCCATGGTGGTGGTGCTTTCTCCGGTAAGGATCCCACTAAGGTAGACCGCTCTGCCGCATACGCAGCACGCTACGCAGCAAAGAATATTGTTGCTGCCGGACTGGCCGAAAAGTGCGAAGTCCAGTTAAGTTATGCTATTGGTGTAGCTAGACCTGTGAGTATTTTTGTAGATACTTTTGGTACTAGCAAGGTGGATGATGAAGTTTTACTGCAATTAGTCAAAGATCACTTTGAACTACGTCCTGCAGGAATCATCCACGCCTTTAATCTAAGGAATTTACCCAGTGAGAGGGGCGGACGTTTTTATCAGGATGTCGCAGCTTATGGTCACTTGGGACGTTCTGATCTGGACTTACCATGGGAGCGTACTGATAAGGCAGCCGTTCTTAAGCAAGCAGCCAGTGAGTATGTTAATTCACCTGTTTCTAGCTTGAGGTAA
- the argZ gene encoding bifunctional arginine dihydrolase/ornithine cyclodeaminase yields MVSPIRFLMCAPDHYDVDYVINPWMEGNIHKSSRDRAVEQWNKLYKVIKDHAIVDLVTPAKGWPDMVFTANAGLVLGENVVLSRFLHKERQGEEPYFQQWFENNGYNVQVLPKDLPFEGAGDALLDREGRWLWAGYGFRSELDSHPYLAKWLDIEVISLRLIDDRFYHLDTCFCPLANGYLLYYPGAFDSYSNRVIEMRVALEKRIAIEEKDAVNFACNAVNIDHIVIMNKASDELKLKLAEVGFQVIETPLTEFLKAGGASKCLTLRVTEPVREEVHATTQVESRIIRLEGHLLDAGLINRALDLIVDMGGSFQVLNFNLGEQRQSTSAAEVKVSAPSHDVMEGIFSNLIDLGAVDLPQDEKDAKLEPVLQAGVAPDDFYVSTIYPTEVRINGLWFKVENQRMDGAIAISQTPNGMVAKCKILRDLEIGEQVVVDVQGIRSIRKTESREQRNAQEFSFMSSGVSSEKRVELVVEQVAWELRKIRDAGGKVVVTAGPVVIHTGGGEHLARLIREGYIQGLLGGNAIAVHDIEQNMMGTSLGVDMKRGIAVRGGHRHHLKVINAIRRFGSIARAVDAGVITGGVMYECVKNDVPFVLAGSIRDDGPLPDTQMNLILAQQEYTKVIQGAEMILMLSSMLHSIGVGNMTPAGVRMVCVDINPAVVTKLSDRGSVESVGVVTDVGLFLSLLIQQLDKLTSPYVSNIG; encoded by the coding sequence ATGGTTTCCCCAATTCGATTTTTAATGTGCGCCCCCGACCACTACGACGTGGACTACGTAATTAACCCCTGGATGGAAGGCAATATCCATAAGTCATCCCGCGATCGCGCTGTGGAGCAGTGGAATAAATTATACAAAGTAATCAAAGATCACGCTATTGTAGATTTAGTCACACCAGCGAAGGGTTGGCCAGACATGGTGTTTACAGCGAATGCGGGATTGGTTTTAGGCGAGAATGTGGTTCTCAGTCGCTTTCTACATAAAGAGCGTCAGGGAGAAGAACCGTACTTCCAACAATGGTTTGAAAACAACGGTTATAATGTCCAAGTTTTGCCTAAGGATTTACCATTTGAAGGTGCTGGTGATGCACTGTTAGACCGAGAGGGGCGTTGGTTATGGGCGGGGTATGGTTTCCGTTCTGAGCTGGATTCCCACCCCTATTTGGCTAAGTGGTTAGATATTGAGGTGATTTCCCTACGGTTGATAGATGATAGATTCTACCATCTGGACACCTGTTTTTGTCCCCTTGCAAATGGCTATTTGCTGTACTATCCCGGTGCGTTTGATTCCTACTCTAATCGAGTGATTGAAATGCGGGTAGCTTTGGAAAAACGCATTGCCATTGAGGAAAAGGATGCGGTCAACTTTGCTTGTAATGCGGTTAATATTGATCACATCGTGATTATGAACAAAGCCAGCGATGAGCTAAAATTAAAGTTAGCTGAAGTTGGTTTTCAAGTTATTGAAACTCCTTTAACTGAGTTCCTCAAAGCTGGTGGTGCATCCAAATGTCTAACTCTGAGAGTGACAGAACCTGTAAGAGAAGAGGTACATGCTACAACCCAGGTGGAAAGTAGAATAATTCGATTGGAAGGACATTTGCTAGATGCAGGATTAATCAACCGAGCTTTGGATTTAATTGTGGACATGGGAGGAAGCTTCCAAGTCCTCAACTTTAATTTGGGAGAGCAGCGTCAAAGTACCTCCGCAGCAGAAGTCAAGGTTTCTGCACCATCTCATGATGTGATGGAAGGAATCTTCTCCAACTTGATTGATCTGGGTGCGGTGGATTTACCTCAGGATGAAAAAGACGCTAAACTAGAACCCGTATTACAAGCGGGAGTCGCCCCTGATGACTTTTATGTCAGCACAATTTATCCCACAGAAGTTAGGATAAACGGCCTGTGGTTCAAAGTAGAAAATCAACGCATGGACGGAGCGATCGCCATTTCTCAAACACCCAATGGAATGGTGGCAAAATGTAAGATTTTGCGGGATCTGGAAATTGGAGAGCAAGTAGTAGTTGATGTTCAAGGTATTCGCAGCATCCGTAAAACCGAATCCCGCGAGCAACGCAATGCTCAAGAATTTAGTTTTATGTCCTCCGGTGTTTCCAGCGAAAAACGAGTGGAACTGGTGGTTGAGCAAGTGGCCTGGGAATTACGCAAAATTCGTGATGCTGGTGGTAAGGTAGTGGTCACCGCAGGACCAGTGGTAATTCATACCGGTGGTGGAGAACATCTGGCTAGATTAATTCGTGAAGGTTATATTCAAGGACTTCTGGGTGGAAATGCGATCGCAGTTCACGACATCGAGCAGAACATGATGGGAACATCTCTCGGTGTGGACATGAAACGAGGTATAGCAGTACGGGGTGGTCATAGACATCACTTGAAAGTAATTAATGCCATACGCCGTTTTGGTAGCATTGCCAGAGCAGTGGATGCTGGGGTAATTACTGGTGGTGTCATGTATGAATGTGTGAAAAACGATGTTCCTTTCGTCCTGGCAGGATCCATTAGAGATGATGGACCTTTACCAGATACCCAAATGAATCTCATCTTAGCTCAACAGGAATATACTAAAGTCATTCAGGGAGCAGAAATGATTTTAATGCTATCTTCCATGCTCCATTCCATTGGAGTGGGCAATATGACCCCTGCAGGAGTTAGAATGGTGTGTGTGGATATCAACCCAGCAGTAGTCACCAAGTTGAGCGATCGCGGTTCAGTTGAGTCTGTAGGTGTAGTAACAGATGTAGGCTTATTCCTCAGTTTGTTAATACAGCAGTTAGACAAACTGACCAGTCCATACGTATCTAACATTGGCTAG